The Pyrus communis chromosome 12, drPyrComm1.1, whole genome shotgun sequence genomic sequence atgggcaGAGGTAAAGTTGAGCTGAAGAGGATAGAGAATAAAAGTAACAGGCAAGTGACTTTTTGCAAGAGAAGAAATGGGCTGCTCAAGAAAGCTTTTGAGCTCTCAGTTCTCTGCGATGCTGAGGTTGGCCTCATTATTTTCTCTGGCCGTGGCAAGCTCTATGAATTCTCTAGCAGTTTAAGGTATATCTATCgatttatctatatatatataatatatattccctctctctcccctttaggtatatatgtataatatttacattttttaatatcaAGGATGCATTAATTTTACTTTGGATTTACGTATTTGATGAATGTCAGTGGCCCTTCTGTTATGTACCAGTGGCTGCATTAATTTTTCcgtcattttctttcttcttcttgattCATTCAGCTCAGATATGTTGATCCGTTCCAAGTTATCACTTTAAGCAAGAAGATGCTTTCGAAGTTATCgcttttcttataattaaagATCTAAACTCTTTTATTTCtcatctttattaattttatttctttttagaaCACTTTTTTCTGTTGGATTATGCAGGTTATATATGGTAAAAGATAATTTACTAGGTTTTGAAACAATGGAATCAAATTTACTGGTTTGTTAGTGGTGTTTCCCAATCTTTTCCTctatagtttaattaaattgatCTTTgatcttttatatttaattagttttaaagACTAATTTactcaaatttaaagaaatggaagttgtaatttttttttttttttttaagctctgaAATTGTTAACCTATAAATGTATTAGACACGCTTAAAGTTTCCCAAGTAATTTTTAGGTTTTGCAAAATTTTGATTTCGTTTTTTGTATTTGCTACTTATAAAACATAGGATTCTGCTAATTTGAACAACTTTGCTGAATTGGGAACCATTTTGTACTTTTATTAGACACATTTGGTTTATTGTTTTTAATACTATTTTTATGTGTGCGTCTGtgtgtgttttctttttctcttttaaaacCAACAAGATGAACAATTTGATCCAGAAGTAACTAACAAGATAATTACTGAGTCtttgatcaatttttttatGAGGAATGCCAAGAAGACTCTCAGAGCGATTCTACATAGACTTTCTGCTACCTCATATTTTTGGCATATGTTTTACAATATTTGTACAAGAATCAAcattaaactgtgaggtgacaGAGAGTTCATGGAGAGTCCCTCTTTGAGAGAtccccttagcatttctctatttttattgTCACCAGCGGCACTTTTATTTTTAGATGCattttgttgagaatgagtcccacaaTGATAGGAAGAAGAACCTTGCATGTGCTCATAAGTAAGCTGAAGTACTACCCATATTGCCGATTGGTTTTTGGTGaaatctcaattttcttcatgatATTAGAGTAGGTTGTCCACATGTTAGGCTCATGAGAGGGCGTGGGCTTATAAATAAATTGAGTTattccccatattgccaattggttttatggtggaatctcaactttcttcacattTTTACCCACCACTCTTGAGTGGTGGTAGTACTCACCACTTTATTAATTGCTatttgatgagtttaaattttaatatttgtatttattCACTACACAAatcttaaaaatttaaattaatattacgataataattaaaataatgagCATCAATACCACTTGCAGTAAGCAAAAATATTCTGCTAATGGGAGAGGCCAGTAATAATACCGGTCACTGTTATGATTCGGTGCCAGGTTGATTTGATGTTTAATTTTTCTACATCCAGTACTTTGTGCtgcaattaaaatattattttcagtAAAAGAAAGACAAAGGTCTGCCTCTTTGTTTCAAAGCTGCGAAAGGTCATGCAACCTTGGAGaaagattttaataaatttggaCTATGATGATAATTcttttaaaatgtgaataacAGTTTTTATTACAATTTAATGATACCTTGAGTAGTCTTGTTTTTAGCACTCTTATTATACTGATTGCTACTTGTTCTATAAAAGAATACGATGACTTTGTATTTTTAACATCATTagttattaaaatttaatagttgcaaatgtatgtttattaaagTTGATTATAGCAGTGTGCTTCATTTTCTGTATCTAAATTCGAATATTTTTTATGGTTTAGACAAATGTAGTGTAATTATCTCAttgtttgttaaataaaaaaaaagaacttagtAGTGTAAGACTTGGTCTTCAGATTTTCTACAATGTTAATGCGGTTACAATTATTAGATGGATgaatttacttctttttttattgaggtataacttaattaatattaatgCATTTGATTGTCATAATTCAGCGAATTCCGATCACATTCTAAATTACATGATCACTGTATGATGCTTGTAGGTTCTCTCATCAGTACTCAAGTATTGCATATATTTCCTTCTTTTGTTTAATCGTCTATTCATAGTGATAGGTATTGGCTAATTGTTTACAACAACATACTGAAAAGTATATTGCAGACattaagtttatatatatatatatatatatatatgtagtttTTGTTATTATGTCTGTTTTGAAATGGAAATGATGGCAAGATTTTACTAGAAAAATGCCAAGctaacttcgggtttcaaactTTTTCAAGTAATAAGAGTTGCCACCCTTATTTTAGGGTTCCAAGCAAGCAACTAACTATGTACAAACATGAAACTGAAAACTCAgaatttctccttttttttttatgtagtaTACAAATGCATGTCGCTTTAAGCCAATATATATACGAGGTATATATCTAGCTGACAGACAACATAGCACTGGATGGTGGCTCATTCATGTTATTTGAACTGTTAAATGTTGTTGAACTTTGTTTATTAttggttaattaaatttaacaaatgtttgttttttgaaattgagAAGATTTGTTCGAGGAATCTCCCGATTTCGTTTAGGATTCTTCTAATTGTTATGAGAAGAAAGTACGCTATAATGGTATGTCAAAGACCAAGCCTCAAGAATTTTGGTTCTCTCTAACCACAATAAGCCAGAAGAGAGTAATTTATGTATTGTTTAGCTCACCTAATCCTTCATCACCTTTCCCGTTTGGACTTTGCATTAATAATATATTGTTCCTATAAGATAATATGTGTTTGTTTACATATCTAAAAGCTTAATATttaatcttttttgttttcttcctctGAATCTACATTGTTTTAATTGTGGATCATCCAATGATCTATTAATTATTCTAGAAGTTtccaatccttttttttttttttttttttttttttttgtgattaaaAATGTAGTGATCTTACTGTATTTTTCAATTGTTCATCTTTAGCATGATGAAAACGCTTGAAAAGTACCAAAGATGCAGTTATAGTTCCGTGGACGCCAACCGACCAGCCAACGGGAGTCAGGTAATTAATTAAGCTGGAGTACTATTATGAGAACCAAAACAATCCAACCTTACCGATACATTCAATCAGTATTTGTTTGCGTGTATAATATTAGAGTTTATTGATGATCGAGAATCCTAGCTAGAAATTGAGACCTAATGACAAAGTTGTTTTTAATTTGTCCCCAAGCAGAACAGCTATCAGGAGTATTTGCAGCTGGAGACAAGAGTTGAGGTCCTCCAACAATCTCAAAGGTAGTACTGTTTACATGCATAATTTTCATTAATAACCTTTCTCAGCTTCCAACTCGTCGGTTTGAGAGTGAACGCTCTGCGTCCTACATCGTTCTACTCCAATGAGCTAATATTACCTAATCCTCTATTTTGTATAACAAAATTAAGTAGATTGATGACGGTCCTGAATTAACTAATATCGCAGAAACCTTCTTGGGGAAGATTTGGGCACCCTGAACAAAAAGGAGCTTGAGGAGCTTGAGCATCAACTGGAGACCTCCTTGAACAAAATTAGGTCAACAAAGgtaattagttaattaactcAAAGAGTTTTGGTTTCACCTACTGAAGCGTTTTGAAAATTGGTGGCTTAACCCTAACAAACCTGGGCCTTCACTCCTTGAGCTATATGCTTTTATGTGGATAGACTGAGGGCCTGAGGCATATAAATTATATAGGTAGATATATTCCTATGATATTAGAATACTAGCTAGAATTGTTCATTCCAACTTACAGTTCATGGTGATGCATCTTCAAGAGATGAATGATTTTCTGATAATTTTTGTCGTCACTTGTTATTGATCAGACTCAATTTATGCTTGATCAGCTTTCTGATCTTCAAAACAGGGTAAGTCATGAATTAATCTCGTTTTAACATCATTGATCGATACACTTTCACAATATACGCATGCATGTTTTCGCCTTTCtacgtgtgtgtgtatatacataATGTCTGGCCTTGCCTTTTGTTCTTGAGCAGGAACAAATGCTAGTTGAAGCTAACAAAGCCTTGAGGAGGAAGGtaataaacaaattaatgattatgcttcacaaaattaaatttgtttatatCTGATCATTACTTACAGGAATTATTCATCAAATTTGTTTAGGGTTGAAACCATTCAGCTTTTTTCTTCCAAGTATATTATTTAAATGTATGTATAATTGAACATACAGCTGGAAGAAACAAGTGAGCAAGCTCCACAATTTATGGCATGGGAAGCTGCTGGCCATGGCCACAACAATATTCAGCAAACTTGGCTTCCTTCCAACTCAGAAGCCTTCTTCCATCCCTTGGGAGGAAACAACTCCACTTACCAAATTGGGTAACTAATTCcaccctttaaaaaaaaaataaactccattaattatttttgtattaatcAAGATCACTTTCTTTTGAGATTTAATTACGACAAAGTCCTTGCAACTCAAGTGTTGTCTCACTTAatcttttgaaattcaaattgtgttattaaaaaaagttaagaGACACAATTTGAGCTTCCCAAAAAACAAGTGAATAAATTCactaatctttttctttttcttactaCTTTGCATAAATTCACTGGGTATGCAGATGCACCCATTTGGGTTCACATAATGGAATGAATGTTGGAAATCCGGGCCAGCATGATAATGGATACATTCCTGGGTGGATGCTTTGACTTTGATTCTGCCTAATAATAATATCCATCGAGATATATACGTGGAGAATGAAATTTGCAAGGGATCATGTTTATCaagcttttattttattttttgttgtgatcTGTTATTTCTCTGCAACTTGAAACAATAAGAATATATACATGTTTTGTAAGTTGAATTGACGTCACCGAAAAACTTCTATGAAATATATGAAACTTATTTGCATAAAGTCTTACAAATATCCTTTTGATTACAGTTTGTATCTTAAATTTGTCAATTgctagaatttaaaatttttacttTTACATTTTACTGACACAAAACAAACCCTTGAGTACCCAAATTTCCTTATGAAACCTTGCGTAATATCGTAATCACATTTATAAACCAATTAGTTATTAGTCTAGTTgtacatttttcaaaacaatgAAAAAGTTCTCAAGTTTAAATCTTTCTTTCTTGATTTATGCGTATCATTCTTGTGCAACGACCATACTAATCTTCTCTGTATCGTTTCAATTTTGTCGGATGTTCCCAAAAGGACAGTTTAATCTTTGTTTCACGATGATCAAAACAATGACATACTAGGAAAAAATAATGACATAGAAAACTAAATAATGAGAAACCTTGATGATGGGCTCCCAGCCTTACTTCTGAACCCAAAGCCTTTGAGAAAGCTTTACCCAATGGTCAAACTAAACTGTCGTGaaagtattttaaattgacaagAAAAAACAGGGAGATAATTGTTTCctacaaaaaaaatgagaaatgatTTGACTTTGTGTGCAATGGAGTACACGGCTCTAGCTACTGATTAATCATGCATTTGCATAAGCTGTAATCAATAACTTAAAATATCAAGAACATCCACGAGTCAAcctcatattttctttccaatttcaAAGTCCCAACTTGTAATGGTGCATGGGAaccacagtttttttttttttttccccccctTCATGTGGTGGGAACAATAACTATTTGGTTACATGCTTAATTAGGAGAAGACAACTGATTTGTCCAGCGTCTTATTTAATTACAAGACATTTTCGTTTTTCGGAAATTCCGATAACCTTCAACCGTCGATATCGACATAAATTAACTTGGATCCCTTCATTTACAGAAGTGCACGTCTCTTTAGTCAAACTAATGTTAACCGACAAGTTGATCAAATGGCCGGGCATTTGTCTTCCTATAAAAAAATGGACATTTATCAATCCATCATCTTATAATGATCTAACCTTGTCTCTCACCTTTCTCATCCTAATACCTTTTTTCCTTTGtaaaaatcactcggcgttcaatgtgccgaatgtcataattcgtaacaccttactttgccgagaaggctaataagatgacctctgccaataaggatttggaaacccttctcgactaagacttggatagataaccaattggcctcgacgcagtgctgtttatccaaactgaaggtgctcctcgatcGACTGAtttacggcaacagtgctgtttatccaaactgaagatattcgccggttgccttcacagtgctatttatctaaactgaagatgtgttggcagaaaaggaaaataaaaattctcaagatgtttgagaggtttgcgcagtgcaattgtgtgttgaagtGGAGGGTCCTCAATTGTTGCATGatgccttgtatttatagcaacaaatcCTCCTTAAGATCGAGCTGAAACCACATATGGATTAAGACTTCTTATTCTGTTCCAACTCTATCTCGACCAATCctactcctattaggactttgatCTCACCCCTTTTTGAGGTCATATtcattgctggtcgagaatccttaTTGCACTAGGACCCCTTATCGTATTAGGACTTCTTCAACCCCTCTACTCATCCAAACTACTccttcttgcaataggactcgaccaCCTTTGCTGAATAGCGCGGGGCCACCAGGCAGCCCACATAGTACACTTGGAAAAGCTTTGGGCCGAACCGACGCTCGGCCCAATaacattttgggcccaaacaacaCCCATATTTATTTATGTCGTTTGaatattctttgttttttcGATCTAAAAGTCGTAAATAAATGAGTGTGCATGAGGACAATAAATATGTGtagaaaatcattttccttGTCTAAATGATTTTGCTATTGGCATACACATAATAGTCATTACAGTACTGTAGGTGGCTTCAATTCAATTCTCTTACACTAGGGTTGGCTCCTTACAGTTCTCCACACATGCGATTCACCAATCATATTAATTTGCAAAtatcatttttaaaaaaaacgtAATTTGAAAAACTATTGTTTGTTACTTTGAATATAACCAATTCACTTATATTAGCAATCCAATTATGCTTGATCATCGTGTTTCACCGCCTTCAAATAGTTTTTCTTGTGGTGTTTTTTTCTAGGGGTTTTCACTAGTTTTTGATATATTGTGGTTGGAAGGCAGCAACATGTAGCTGCTATCAGGTTTTAGTTTTTGGAGTTGAACTGTTGTttatttcctttccttttcagtTAGAGTCTTCTCCTCACCTGATTCGGCCAATCAAGGAGGTTCAAGCATGGAAAAGAAAACACAAGATACCTAACTCTTGCGGTGCAAATTGGGTTGGGCACAACCCATGTGAAAAAGAAACCCTAGCTAATTTAATTAATCGACTGTCGgcgtagagagagagaaagagagagagagagagagggagagagggagggcCACAGGGGCCAGAGACgaaaacaaagctagaaacaCACACATAAAAACACACGTACAACtgttggagtttgagaccctcttgtcTCACATTGGTCAACAATATTTTTTCACtggcctttatataggcttattctttttcttagtaattagaacttgaaccatttggaaatggattgaaggcttgggccttatggttgtgtggattaggcttgatgattatactataatattaatattaattaatctgatcaattagttttaatttcgaattaagtttttaattaaatgaattaaaaatgttttgattaatagacacaactctttggaaagagttgtatctttttggaaagagctgtatagcttcagatacatccaaaaggtatttgaagaggtatgaaagtgcCTACATAACTGGAGTCCTCATTTCCATCAAtcattatctttttcttctcctttgtcttccgtacaaaatttccagagagtaaacacacaaagcaattcgctagagttctataatccaatGCGGGTtatagaattaggtagttgtatcttggtcgagcagacgttgtagaaccacaagcacatgAGTGGAacggaaatactgttcgaaaGACATAGCGTTTGCGCTAGCCTttaccttcaattcattcaagttagtatcatattaattttttgtaattattgtgttattgcattctgtattgcaagtatttgtgaataataaagtataagtattttgattctgtatttctgttattttattgtttctaaattgttctccaacaatctTCGAACAGTATGGAACAATCAGGAACTAAACCTCATTCTGAGAAGCCTGAGAAATTTAAGGGCGGAGACTTCAAAAGATGGCAGCAGAAGATGCTGTTTTATTTGACAACCTTAAATTTGGCTAATGTTCTGCGTGAGACTGTACCTACTGCAgatggagaaaatattttttctgcaGAAACTTTAACGGCTATAGATGCCTGGAATCATAATGATTTCCTCTGTAGAAACTATATTCTCAATGCATTAGATGATTCATTGTATGATGTCTATGTAGTATGCAAAACAACCAAGGAACTTTGGGAATCACttgagaaaaaatataaaactgagGATGCTGGTTCGAAGAAATTTGTCGTGGGCAAATTTTTGGACTACAAAATGGTGGATTCCAATTCTGTTGTCTCTCAATCTGAAGAtctccagaaaatcatccatgacaTTCATGTTGAAGGGATGGTGATCAATAAGTCTTTCCGAGTGGCATCCTTTATAAAAAAACTGCCACCTTCCTGGAAAGAGTTCAAGAATTATCTCAAGCACAAACGTAAAGAGATGACCCTTGAGGATCTCATTGTAAGGCTGAGAATAGAGGAAGATAACAGAAAGAATGAGAAGGGCTTGGTTTCGAGTATGGAAGCCAAGGCGAATGTTGTTGAAGGAAGTTCATCAAAGCAAAGGTTGAAGTTCCAGAaaactaagaagaaggaaaaacactttatcCCTGGTGCGAAAGGCAAagacttcaagaaaatcaagaGAAGTTGCTGGGTGTGTGGAAAGCAAAGCCATAGGGCTCAAGAATGTCGCAATCGAAGGGATCAAGGTCCTGGAAATCAAGGCAACAACAACCACGCAAACCTGATTGAAAACAATGTGGATGCCTTGGCTGCAATTATTTCTGAAATCAACCTTATATCTGATCACGTTGATTGGTGGATAGATACTGGTGCAACTCGCCATGTGTGTGGTGACAGAAATATGTTCTCTTCGTACCAGAAAATCGAGGGAAACGAGCAGCTGTTTATGGGAAATGCATCTGCATCTGTTGTGGCTGGCCTAGGGAAATGTGTTCTGAAATTCACTTCTGGAAAGGAATTAACCCTCCTTGATGTGCTACATGTCCCCGATATAAGGAAGAATCTTGTTTCTGGTCCTATCCTTAGTAATAAAGGATTCAAACTAGTTTTTGAGTCTAATAAGTTTGTACTAACTAAAGGGGGAATGTTTGTGGGGAAGGGCTACCTTGCTGATAGATTATTCAAACTAAATGTACTTGTTAATGCtatgaatgaaataaataatgctTCTGCTTATATTGTTGATTTGTCTAATTTATGGCACTCTAGGTTAGGACATGTAAATTTTCATTCACTTTTTAGAATGCATAATTTAGGTTTGCTGCCCAAAATTGATTATCTAGATAATGTTAAATGTGAGACTTGTACAGAATCGAAATTTGCGAGTCAAAGCTTTAAATCAGTGCAtgaaaagtcaaatgatttatTAGATTTAATTCATAGTGACTTGTGTGATTTTAGATCATATCCAACTCATGGTGGAAAGAACTATTATGTAACATTTATAGATGATTTCAGTAAGTATtgttatgtttatttacttCATAGTAAAGATGAGACCTTGGATATGTTTAAGACATATAAGGCAGAAGTTGAGAATCAACTTAACAAGAAGATTAAAGTCTTAAGGTCCGATAAGGGAGAAGAATATGAGTCTCATGCCTTTGCTGAATTTTGTGCCACACATGGCATAATTCATCAAACAACAGCCCCttatacaccacaacaaaacgGTGTTGCCGAACGGAAAAATAGGACTTTTAAAGACATGATAAATTCTATGTTGAATAGCTCTGGGCTTCCAAACAATTTGTGGGGTGAAACTTTACTTactgcaaataaaattttgaatcgaATTCCACCTAAAACGAGAAAGGAGTCACCATATGAATTATGGAAAGGAAGAACCCCAACGTTTAAATTGCTTAAAGTGTGGGGTTGCCTGGCAAAAGTACAAGTCCCATTACCAAAGAGAACAAAATTAGGGCCTAAAActatagattgtgtttttattggttttgcatCTAATAGTTCAGCTTATAGATTCTTAGTTTTTCATTCTGAAGTCAGTGATATACATGTTAATACTATTATAGAATCTATAAATGCAATATTTTTTTAGGATATATTTCCATACAAAATAGGCAAgtctaatttattgaaaa encodes the following:
- the LOC137710937 gene encoding MADS-box protein EJ2-like isoform X3, whose translation is MGRGKVELKRIENKSNRQVTFCKRRNGLLKKAFELSVLCDAEVGLIIFSGRGKLYEFSSSLSMMKTLEKYQRCSYSSVDANRPANGSQNSYQEYLQLETRVEVLQQSQRNLLGEDLGTLNKKELEELEHQLETSLNKIRSTKLEETSEQAPQFMAWEAAGHGHNNIQQTWLPSNSEAFFHPLGGNNSTYQIGCTHLGSHNGMNVGNPGQHDNGYIPGWML
- the LOC137710937 gene encoding MADS-box protein EJ2-like isoform X2: MGRGKVELKRIENKSNRQVTFCKRRNGLLKKAFELSVLCDAEVGLIIFSGRGKLYEFSSSLSMMKTLEKYQRCSYSSVDANRPANGSQNSYQEYLQLETRVEVLQQSQRNLLGEDLGTLNKKELEELEHQLETSLNKIRSTKEQMLVEANKALRRKLEETSEQAPQFMAWEAAGHGHNNIQQTWLPSNSEAFFHPLGGNNSTYQIGCTHLGSHNGMNVGNPGQHDNGYIPGWML
- the LOC137710937 gene encoding agamous-like MADS-box protein MADS2 isoform X1, whose protein sequence is MGRGKVELKRIENKSNRQVTFCKRRNGLLKKAFELSVLCDAEVGLIIFSGRGKLYEFSSSLSMMKTLEKYQRCSYSSVDANRPANGSQNSYQEYLQLETRVEVLQQSQRNLLGEDLGTLNKKELEELEHQLETSLNKIRSTKTQFMLDQLSDLQNREQMLVEANKALRRKLEETSEQAPQFMAWEAAGHGHNNIQQTWLPSNSEAFFHPLGGNNSTYQIGCTHLGSHNGMNVGNPGQHDNGYIPGWML